The proteins below come from a single Perca flavescens isolate YP-PL-M2 chromosome 8, PFLA_1.0, whole genome shotgun sequence genomic window:
- the LOC114559634 gene encoding troponin I, fast skeletal muscle has translation MADEKRLSARRKHTLKGCMLMVGTNLLEAEATMKSEEREKFLAEKCPPLELPYSKDELMELVQKLHQQINMSEEERYCIEFKLNMVLNEVRDLNIKIVDMRGKFKRPRLKKVRMSADAMLKALLGSKHTVNMDLRANLKQVKKEVKEEDKQLRDVGDWRKNIEDKSDRKKMFDS, from the exons GGCTGTATGCTAATGGTGGGAACTAATTTATTGGAAGCCGAAGCAACAATGAAGAGTGAGGAAAGGGAGAAGTTCCTGGCGGAGAAATGTCCTCCTCTGGAGCTGCCGTACTCCAAGGACGAGCTCAtg GAACTGGTCCAGAAGCTCCATCAGCAGATTAACATGAGTGAGGAGGAGAGATACTGCATAGAGTTCAAACTCAACATGGTGCTGAATGAG GTCAGAGATCTCAACATTAAGATTGTGGATATGAGGGGAAAGTTCAAGAGACCCCGTCTGAAGAAGGTGCGTATGTCGGCCGACGCCATGCTGAAGGCTCTGCTGGGCTCCAAGCACACGGTCAACATGGACCTCAGGGCCAACCTGAAGCAGGTCAAGAAGGAGGTCAAAGAGGAG GACAAGCAGCTGCGCGACGTGGGAGACTGGCGTAAGAACATTGAAGACAAGTCTGATAGGAAGAAGATGTTTGATAGTTAA